One genomic window of Ottowia oryzae includes the following:
- a CDS encoding sigma-54-dependent transcriptional regulator translates to MKTILLVEDDPIMGESLLQRFELEGFNVRWCHTLDQARQAIDEDPLAVVSDIRLPDGLASDWYVNLPARVRGIPWFFLTGYGSVNDAVRAVQAGARQYLTKPFDIEALVASVLVATSGRSAENDVVMGISMAMRQVESMLQKVGPQRVSLLLTGESGVGKEVAAQLVHRSGARGDAPFVAVNCAAIPETLMEAEFFGYEKHAFTGAHRAHRGYLERADGGTLFLDEVADLPASMQAKLLRALQERSFFRLGSESVMRSDFRVVAATNRDLQEAMQQGAFREDLYYRLAVVRVHLPPLRERPEDIRWLAEQMLLQIAEEQGAPVAASEAFMRSLMAQRWSGNARELRAHLEQAVALSEAGILDVLDGAPELAGSHDRDGNLAPLHEVLTRAETTHIRRALTTSNGSIGKAAELLGISRKTLWEKMKRGMIEAPQQRVNQP, encoded by the coding sequence ATGAAGACCATTCTGTTAGTTGAAGATGATCCCATCATGGGCGAATCGCTCTTGCAGCGTTTCGAGCTTGAAGGCTTCAATGTCCGCTGGTGCCATACGTTGGATCAAGCTCGTCAGGCTATCGACGAAGATCCCCTGGCAGTCGTTAGTGACATCAGACTGCCCGACGGTCTTGCGTCTGACTGGTACGTCAATCTTCCTGCCCGGGTTCGTGGCATCCCTTGGTTCTTTCTCACTGGCTACGGCAGTGTGAATGACGCTGTTCGAGCCGTCCAAGCGGGCGCTCGTCAGTACCTCACCAAGCCATTCGACATAGAAGCGCTGGTGGCCTCGGTGCTGGTGGCGACTTCTGGCCGATCTGCGGAGAACGATGTCGTTATGGGAATCTCAATGGCAATGCGCCAAGTGGAGAGCATGCTGCAGAAAGTGGGGCCCCAACGAGTTTCGTTGCTCCTCACCGGTGAGTCGGGGGTCGGCAAGGAAGTGGCTGCACAGTTGGTTCATCGAAGCGGTGCGCGGGGTGATGCTCCATTTGTCGCCGTGAACTGCGCGGCCATTCCGGAAACACTCATGGAGGCGGAATTCTTCGGCTATGAAAAGCACGCGTTCACAGGAGCGCACCGCGCGCATCGAGGCTATCTGGAACGTGCCGACGGCGGTACGCTGTTTCTTGACGAGGTCGCTGATCTGCCGGCCAGCATGCAGGCGAAGTTGCTGAGGGCCCTGCAAGAGCGAAGCTTCTTCCGTCTCGGTTCGGAATCTGTCATGCGCAGCGACTTCCGAGTCGTCGCAGCGACCAATCGCGACCTCCAGGAAGCCATGCAGCAAGGCGCTTTTCGGGAGGATCTGTACTACCGGCTTGCGGTGGTTCGCGTGCATCTACCTCCTCTGCGCGAACGACCAGAAGACATTCGCTGGTTGGCCGAGCAAATGCTGCTTCAAATTGCCGAAGAGCAAGGAGCTCCGGTCGCGGCGTCAGAGGCGTTTATGCGCAGCCTCATGGCTCAACGATGGTCGGGAAATGCGCGAGAGCTCAGGGCGCATTTGGAGCAGGCCGTCGCATTGAGCGAGGCGGGAATACTTGATGTGCTGGATGGCGCGCCCGAGCTCGCTGGCAGCCACGACCGCGATGGCAACCTTGCCCCACTTCACGAAGTCCTCACACGCGCTGAGACAACTCATATTCGGCGCGCGCTGACCACCTCGAACGGCAGCATCGGCAAAGCAGCAGAACTGCTCGGCATCAGCCGAAAAACCCTTTGGGAAAAGATGAAGCGGGGCATGATCGAAGCGCCTCAGCAGCGTGTCAATCAACCCTGA
- a CDS encoding sensor histidine kinase → MIEHLKGPSKVDLPDGGVALVNPVLSEDGAKMGYSLVAVERAAFEPDWATLGKSAALGAALSVLFLAPLGWIAGRRMTRPIRELARAISRIGQDPSTQIESELSSNADPELARIYSAVRRLIAELRERQQAQRRALSSERLAAVGRMTAAVAHEINNPLGGLINAVQTLKVHGDSEATRRRSVDLLQRGLHQIRVTVSALLPQARIEDRDFGAQDFDDVLTLAGPAAVSRSVVIRGVSSIEADAHIAASILRQVLLNLVLNAVKAADADDEVLVKCAIDDEAFEITVQHRGKAFSQADLQTIVDSTMGDDPRGFGLWVCHQIALQRGGRFGVDESHKPGTRMVFRIPNRESHEDHSVS, encoded by the coding sequence TTGATTGAACACCTGAAAGGACCGAGCAAGGTGGATCTGCCCGACGGTGGCGTTGCTTTGGTGAATCCCGTCCTGAGTGAGGACGGCGCCAAGATGGGCTACTCCCTTGTTGCCGTGGAGCGGGCCGCGTTCGAGCCTGACTGGGCAACGCTCGGAAAGTCTGCTGCACTCGGCGCGGCACTTTCCGTACTCTTCCTTGCTCCTCTTGGATGGATCGCGGGAAGACGCATGACAAGGCCGATTCGCGAACTGGCACGGGCAATTTCACGTATCGGCCAAGATCCATCCACGCAGATTGAATCCGAACTGTCTTCCAATGCCGACCCGGAACTGGCGCGCATCTATTCGGCAGTGCGCCGATTGATTGCAGAACTGCGGGAGAGGCAACAAGCCCAGCGGCGAGCACTGTCGTCTGAAAGGTTGGCTGCGGTCGGTCGCATGACAGCGGCCGTCGCGCATGAAATCAACAACCCGTTGGGAGGATTGATCAACGCTGTTCAGACATTGAAGGTCCATGGGGATTCCGAAGCAACTCGCCGTCGCTCGGTCGATCTCCTCCAGCGCGGATTGCACCAAATTCGCGTCACTGTCTCGGCACTCCTGCCTCAAGCGCGAATTGAAGACAGGGACTTTGGCGCCCAAGACTTCGACGATGTGTTGACTCTGGCCGGTCCGGCAGCAGTCAGCCGATCGGTCGTTATCCGCGGGGTGTCCAGCATCGAGGCAGATGCGCACATTGCGGCGTCCATCCTTCGGCAGGTCCTTCTGAACCTTGTTCTCAATGCTGTGAAGGCCGCAGACGCTGACGACGAAGTCCTGGTCAAGTGCGCGATCGATGATGAAGCGTTCGAGATCACGGTGCAACATCGCGGCAAGGCCTTCAGCCAAGCCGATCTGCAAACGATCGTCGACTCAACCATGGGAGATGACCCTAGGGGCTTTGGTCTCTGGGTCTGCCACCAGATTGCTCTCCAGCGAGGGGGGCGCTTTGGCGTGGACGAGAGTCACAAACCTGGAACGCGGATGGTGTTCCGCATACCCAATCGCGAGTCACATGAAGACCATTCTGTTAGTTGA